A region of Acidimicrobiales bacterium DNA encodes the following proteins:
- a CDS encoding OB-fold nucleic acid binding domain-containing protein: MSSWDFTAPGSWGGRPIAGELGAARPRQRILVTGTIRALRTITRNANGSPALYCLFEDETGEVELVFLGRSAVPGLSVGTRLTVEGTLGREGGRLVCLNPRYRIEAGEQP, encoded by the coding sequence GTGAGCAGCTGGGACTTCACGGCCCCGGGCAGCTGGGGCGGCCGCCCGATCGCCGGGGAGCTCGGCGCGGCCCGCCCGCGCCAGCGCATCCTCGTGACCGGTACGATCCGGGCGCTGCGCACGATCACCCGCAACGCGAACGGCTCGCCCGCCTTGTACTGCCTCTTCGAGGACGAAACGGGCGAAGTCGAGCTCGTCTTCCTCGGCCGCTCGGCCGTCCCCGGGCTGTCGGTGGGCACGCGCCTCACCGTCGAGGGGACCCTCGGGCGGGAGGGCGGGCGCCTCGTGTGCCTCAACCCGCGCTACCGCATCGAGGCGGGCGAGCAGCCGTGA
- a CDS encoding universal stress protein, whose product MNGDGPNATSAATDEAVSAAAALEADATEVVEAAGHFRVYLGAAPGVGKTYAMLNEGRRRKGRGTDVVVGFVECHGRPLTEALVEGFEVVPRKVVAYRGSRFEEMDLDAILARHPKVALVDELAHTNVPGSGRHEKRWQDVLELLDAGIDVITTVNIQHLESIADAVEEMTGTPVRERVPDWVVRRADQIELVDSSAEQLRRRMLHGNIYPPEKVPQALAHFFRTDNLIALRELALRFLADETEEELLEHLRRRRAEGTWETTERIMVGVTAAPGTDTLLRRAGRIAARVKGELDVVHVATGDAPGPGAAARLGALRELAGALGAHWHEVHGTDPARALIGFARERHTTQLVIGSSQRSRLRELLGGGSVVRRVLREAGSAGIDVHVIARREPRAPREATDDEPTASPSHSASSS is encoded by the coding sequence ATGAACGGCGACGGGCCCAACGCCACGTCGGCGGCCACCGACGAGGCGGTGAGCGCGGCGGCAGCGCTCGAGGCCGACGCCACCGAGGTCGTCGAGGCGGCCGGTCACTTCCGCGTCTACCTCGGCGCGGCCCCCGGCGTGGGCAAGACCTACGCCATGCTGAACGAAGGGCGCCGGCGCAAGGGCCGCGGGACCGACGTCGTCGTCGGGTTCGTCGAGTGCCACGGCCGGCCGCTCACCGAGGCGCTCGTCGAGGGGTTCGAGGTCGTCCCGAGGAAGGTCGTCGCCTACCGAGGATCTCGCTTCGAGGAGATGGACCTCGACGCAATCCTCGCCCGCCACCCGAAGGTCGCGCTCGTCGACGAGCTCGCCCACACCAACGTCCCGGGGTCGGGACGCCACGAGAAGCGCTGGCAGGACGTGCTCGAGCTCCTCGACGCCGGGATCGACGTCATCACGACCGTCAACATCCAGCACCTCGAGAGCATCGCCGACGCCGTCGAGGAGATGACCGGCACGCCGGTGCGCGAGCGCGTCCCGGACTGGGTGGTCCGCCGGGCGGACCAGATCGAGCTCGTCGACTCCTCGGCCGAGCAGCTGCGCCGGCGGATGCTCCACGGCAACATCTACCCCCCGGAGAAGGTGCCGCAGGCGCTCGCGCACTTCTTCCGCACCGACAACCTCATCGCGCTCCGGGAGCTCGCGCTCCGCTTCCTCGCGGACGAGACCGAGGAGGAGCTCCTCGAGCACCTCCGGCGGCGCCGCGCCGAGGGGACCTGGGAGACGACCGAGCGGATCATGGTCGGCGTCACCGCGGCGCCCGGTACCGACACCTTGCTGCGGCGTGCGGGCCGGATCGCGGCCCGGGTGAAGGGAGAGCTCGACGTGGTCCACGTCGCGACCGGCGACGCGCCCGGTCCGGGGGCGGCCGCGCGACTCGGGGCGCTGCGCGAGCTGGCGGGCGCCCTCGGCGCCCACTGGCACGAGGTCCACGGGACGGACCCGGCACGCGCCCTCATCGGCTTCGCGCGCGAGCGGCACACCACGCAGCTCGTCATCGGGTCGAGCCAGCGGTCGCGCCTTCGCGAGCTCCTCGGCGGCGGCTCGGTTGTGCGCCGGGTCCTTCGCGAGGCGGGCAGCGCCGGCATCGACGTGCACGTCATCGCCCGGCGCGAGCCTCGCGCGCCGCGCGAGGCGACCGACGACGAGCCGACCGCCTCGCCGTCTCACTCGGCGTCGAGCTCGTAG
- a CDS encoding potassium-transporting ATPase subunit C, which yields MLVHLRRSVLAGLALLLLVGLAYPLAGTGISLLAFRHQAEGSLTADGSTLIGQAWPGPRWFEGRPSATLSAGRGPDGIAVSGAANLGPRSRALAATVAREAARWRSIGVAPTADLVTTSGSGLDPDISPADAFAEAPAVARARHLPLAEVRRLVATQVHGAEFGFLGEPYVDVLELNLALARLR from the coding sequence ATGCTCGTCCACCTTCGGCGGTCCGTCCTCGCCGGTCTCGCCCTCCTCCTCCTCGTCGGTCTCGCCTACCCCCTCGCCGGCACGGGGATCTCCCTCCTCGCCTTCCGCCACCAGGCGGAAGGTTCGCTCACGGCGGACGGGTCGACCCTCATCGGCCAGGCGTGGCCGGGGCCGAGGTGGTTCGAGGGACGGCCGTCGGCGACGCTGTCTGCGGGGCGAGGCCCCGACGGCATCGCCGTGTCGGGCGCCGCCAACCTCGGCCCGCGCTCGCGTGCGCTCGCAGCCACCGTCGCGCGCGAGGCAGCCCGGTGGCGGTCGATCGGGGTCGCGCCGACCGCCGACCTCGTCACCACCTCCGGGAGCGGGCTCGACCCGGACATCAGCCCGGCGGACGCCTTCGCCGAGGCGCCGGCCGTCGCGCGCGCCCGCCACCTGCCCCTCGCCGAGGTGCGCCGGCTCGTCGCCACCCAGGTGCACGGGGCCGAGTTCGGGTTCCTCGGCGAGCCGTACGTCGACGTCCTCGAGCTGAACCTGGCCCTGGCGCGGCTGAGGTGA
- a CDS encoding response regulator transcription factor, producing the protein MARVLVVDDDRGLCQILRIGLGARGYDVAVARSGAQGLAEAASRAPDVVVLDLGLDDLDGLEVCRRLRQWSSVPIIVLSAAGAEERKVAALDGGADDFVTKPFGMAELEARLRVALRHHPPREGAPSEVRVGPLTLDAARYEARLDGVLLDLTAREFEFLAYLARHAGRICTKQMILRDVWGPGYGDESNYLRVYAHRLRRKLAGSTVALRTRPGIGYELDAE; encoded by the coding sequence ATGGCGAGGGTGCTCGTCGTCGACGACGACCGCGGGCTGTGCCAGATCCTGCGGATCGGGCTCGGCGCGCGTGGCTACGACGTCGCCGTCGCGCGCTCGGGCGCGCAGGGTCTCGCCGAGGCGGCCTCGCGTGCGCCGGACGTCGTCGTGCTCGACCTCGGCCTCGACGACCTCGATGGCCTCGAGGTGTGCCGTCGTCTCCGGCAGTGGTCGAGCGTGCCGATCATCGTGCTCTCGGCCGCGGGCGCCGAGGAGCGCAAGGTCGCCGCGCTCGACGGCGGGGCGGACGACTTCGTGACGAAGCCGTTCGGCATGGCCGAGCTCGAGGCGCGCCTTCGCGTCGCGCTGCGCCACCACCCGCCGCGAGAGGGCGCCCCGAGCGAGGTGCGCGTCGGACCGCTCACCCTCGACGCGGCGCGCTACGAGGCGCGCCTCGACGGGGTCCTGCTCGACCTCACCGCGCGCGAGTTCGAGTTCCTCGCCTACCTCGCCCGGCACGCGGGGCGCATCTGCACGAAGCAGATGATCCTGCGAGACGTCTGGGGTCCCGGCTACGGCGACGAGTCCAACTACCTGCGCGTCTACGCCCACCGCCTGCGGCGCAAGCTCGCCGGGAGCACGGTCGCGCTCAGGACGCGTCCGGGCATCGGCTACGAGCTCGACGCCGAGTGA